A DNA window from Oxyura jamaicensis isolate SHBP4307 breed ruddy duck chromosome 33 unlocalized genomic scaffold, BPBGC_Ojam_1.0 oxy33_random_OJ72885, whole genome shotgun sequence contains the following coding sequences:
- the LOC118158652 gene encoding uncharacterized protein LOC118158652 translates to MASDERETLLRLQQALVEDEFEAFKFLLGGQLPLSRLHPATRPELCALLLQHFPGRALLVAAAVLRQLGRHDLLRQYQLPEEDEAPGSLGETGGGAQGAADGRDAAGAQSPGGALGAGGAPDAGGAPNAGGARDAGGRPPRVLTEQDLLLVAQRLGSEWQEVGIACLGLPQSRLEQIGEERPQRTVLRAFEMLREWRRRQQGGATAPRLLDCLRGAPVDPEVLELLQGM, encoded by the exons ATGGCGTCAGACGAGCGCGAGAcgctgctgaggctgcagcaggcgCTGGTGGAGGACGAGTTCGAGGCCTTCAAGTTCCTGCTGGGGGGGCAGCTGCCGCTGAGCCGCCTGCACCCCGCCACACGCCCCGAGCTCTGTGCCCTGCTCCTACAGCACTTCCCTGGCCGCGCACTGCTTGTGGCCGCTGCCGTCCTCCGGCAGCTTGGCCGCCACGACCTCCTCCGGCAGTATCAGCTCCCCGAGGAGGACGAGGCCCCAGGCAGCCTTGGCGAGACTGGCGGCGGAGCTCAGGGTGCTGCAGATGGTCGAGATGCTGCAGGGGCTCAGAGTCCTGGAGGCGCTCTGGGTGCTGGAGGTGCTCCGGATGCTGGAGGCGCTCCAAATGCTGGAGGTGCCCGGGATGCTGGAG gcCGCCCCCCCCGGGTGCTGACGGagcaggacctgctgctggtggcacagaGGCTGGGCAGCGAGTGGCAGGAGGTGGGCATcgcctgcctggggctgccacAGAGCCGCCTCGAGCAGATCGGCGAGGAGCGGCCGCAGCGCACCGTGCTGCGCGCCTTCGAGATGCTGCGTGAGTGGCGCCGGCGGCAGCAGGGGGGGGCCACGGCCCCCCGGCTGCTGGACTGTCTGCGCGGCGCCCCCGTGGACCCCGAGGTGCTCGAGCTCCTGCAGGGCATGTAG
- the CSAD gene encoding cysteine sulfinic acid decarboxylase isoform X1: MAEGSALERPGLDRAAGEEFLREAFEVLLDEAVRKGTDTALKVCDWREPRELRALLDLELRSHGEPPQRLLQHCRDIARYSVKTGHPRFFNQLFSGLDHHALAGRLLTEALNTSQYTYEIAPVFVLMEEVVLAKLRELVGWGSGDGTFCPGGSISNMYAMNVARYHRFPEGRQRGSRALPRLALFASQESHYSIEKGAAFLGIGTDNVFLVRADERGKMIPEELEKEIERAKGEGAVPFFVSATCGTTVLGAFDPLGSVADVCQRHGLWLHVDAAWGGSALLSRTHRHLLAGIERADSVAWNPHKMLAVGLQCSALLLRDTTGLLQRCHGAGAAYLFQRDKFYDVAYDTGDKTVQCGRRVDCLKLWLLWKAVGTEGLERRVDRAFACTRYLAEEVRRRDGFQLVLEPEFINLCFWFVPPSLRGCEGCEDFWLRLGKVAPAIKERMMKEGSMMVGYQPHGARVNFFRQIVTSPAVTRADLDFFLDEIERLGRDL, translated from the exons ATGGCGGAGGGCAGCGCGCTGGAGCGGCCAGGCCTGGACAGGGCGGCGGGAGAGGAATTCCTGCGGGAGGCCTTCGAGGTGCTGCTGGATGAGGCTGTCCGCAAGGGCACGGACACGGCCCTCAAG GTGTGCGACTGGAGGGAGCCGCGGGAGCTGCGGGCGCTGCTGGACCTGGAGCTGCGCAGCCACGGGGAGCCCCCCCAGcgcctgctgcagcactgccgcGACATCGCCCGCTACAGCGTTAAGACCG gACACCCCCGCTTCTTCAACCAGCTCTTCTCGGGGCTGGACCACCACGCGCTGGCGGGACGCCTGCTGACCGAGGCCCTCAACACCAGCCA GTACACATATGAGATTGCCCCGGTGTTCGTGCTGATGGAGGAGGTGGTGCTGGCCAAGCTGCGGGAGCTGGTGGGATGGGGCAGCGGCGACGGCACCTTCTGCCCCG gaGGCTCCATCTCCAACATGTACGCCATGAACGTCGCCCGCTACCACCGCTTCCCTGAGGGCCGGCAGCGGGGCAGCCGGGCCCTGCCACGCCTGGCGCTCTTCGCCTCACAGGag AGCCACTACTCCATCGAGAAGGGGGCCGCCTTCCTGGGCATCGGCACTGACAACGTCTTTCTGGTGCGCGCGGATGAGAG GGGGAAGATGATCCctgaggagctggagaaggagatTGAGAGGGCGAAAGGCGAG GGCGCCGTGCCGTTCTTCGTCAGTGCCACGTGCGGCACCACTGTCCTGGGTGCCTTCGACCCCCTGGGCAGCGTGGCGGATGTGTGCCAACGCCACGGCCTCTGGCTCCACGTGGAC GCTGCCTGGGGCGGGAGCGCGCTGCTCTCCAGGACGCACCGGCACCTCCTGGCTGGCATCGAGAG GGCTGACTCAGTGGCCTGGAACCCGCACAAGATGCTGGCGGTGGGGCTGCAGTGCTCGGCTCTGCTCCTCCGTGACACCACC gggctgctgcagcggTGCCACGGGGCAGGCGCCGCGTACCTCTTCCAGCGTGACAAGTTCTACGACGTGGCGTACGACACTGGCGACAAGACGGTGCAGTGCGGCCGCCGCGTCGACTGCCTCAAGCTCTGGCTGCTCTGGAAGGCCGTGGGCACCGAGGGGCTGGAGCGCCGCGTCGACAGGGCCTTCGCCTGCACCAG GTACCTGGCGGAGGAGGTGAGGCGGAGGGACGGCTTCCAGCTGGTGCTCGAG cccgaATTCATCAACCTCTGCTTCTGGTTCGTGCCACCCAGCCTGCGGGGCTGCGAGGGCTGCGAGGATTTCTGGCTGCGGCTGGGGAAG GTGGCCCCGGCCATCAAGGAGAGGATGATGAAGGAGGGCTCCATGATGGTGGGCTACCAGCCCCACGGCGCCAGGGTCAACTTCTTCCGGCAGATCGTCACCAGCCCCGCCGTCACCAGGGCCGACCTCGACTTCTTCCTGGATGAGATCGAGCGGCTGGGGCGTGACCTGTAG
- the CSAD gene encoding cysteine sulfinic acid decarboxylase isoform X2: MEEVVLAKLRELVGWGSGDGTFCPGGSISNMYAMNVARYHRFPEGRQRGSRALPRLALFASQESHYSIEKGAAFLGIGTDNVFLVRADERGKMIPEELEKEIERAKGEGAVPFFVSATCGTTVLGAFDPLGSVADVCQRHGLWLHVDAAWGGSALLSRTHRHLLAGIERADSVAWNPHKMLAVGLQCSALLLRDTTGLLQRCHGAGAAYLFQRDKFYDVAYDTGDKTVQCGRRVDCLKLWLLWKAVGTEGLERRVDRAFACTRYLAEEVRRRDGFQLVLEPEFINLCFWFVPPSLRGCEGCEDFWLRLGKVAPAIKERMMKEGSMMVGYQPHGARVNFFRQIVTSPAVTRADLDFFLDEIERLGRDL; encoded by the exons ATGGAGGAGGTGGTGCTGGCCAAGCTGCGGGAGCTGGTGGGATGGGGCAGCGGCGACGGCACCTTCTGCCCCG gaGGCTCCATCTCCAACATGTACGCCATGAACGTCGCCCGCTACCACCGCTTCCCTGAGGGCCGGCAGCGGGGCAGCCGGGCCCTGCCACGCCTGGCGCTCTTCGCCTCACAGGag AGCCACTACTCCATCGAGAAGGGGGCCGCCTTCCTGGGCATCGGCACTGACAACGTCTTTCTGGTGCGCGCGGATGAGAG GGGGAAGATGATCCctgaggagctggagaaggagatTGAGAGGGCGAAAGGCGAG GGCGCCGTGCCGTTCTTCGTCAGTGCCACGTGCGGCACCACTGTCCTGGGTGCCTTCGACCCCCTGGGCAGCGTGGCGGATGTGTGCCAACGCCACGGCCTCTGGCTCCACGTGGAC GCTGCCTGGGGCGGGAGCGCGCTGCTCTCCAGGACGCACCGGCACCTCCTGGCTGGCATCGAGAG GGCTGACTCAGTGGCCTGGAACCCGCACAAGATGCTGGCGGTGGGGCTGCAGTGCTCGGCTCTGCTCCTCCGTGACACCACC gggctgctgcagcggTGCCACGGGGCAGGCGCCGCGTACCTCTTCCAGCGTGACAAGTTCTACGACGTGGCGTACGACACTGGCGACAAGACGGTGCAGTGCGGCCGCCGCGTCGACTGCCTCAAGCTCTGGCTGCTCTGGAAGGCCGTGGGCACCGAGGGGCTGGAGCGCCGCGTCGACAGGGCCTTCGCCTGCACCAG GTACCTGGCGGAGGAGGTGAGGCGGAGGGACGGCTTCCAGCTGGTGCTCGAG cccgaATTCATCAACCTCTGCTTCTGGTTCGTGCCACCCAGCCTGCGGGGCTGCGAGGGCTGCGAGGATTTCTGGCTGCGGCTGGGGAAG GTGGCCCCGGCCATCAAGGAGAGGATGATGAAGGAGGGCTCCATGATGGTGGGCTACCAGCCCCACGGCGCCAGGGTCAACTTCTTCCGGCAGATCGTCACCAGCCCCGCCGTCACCAGGGCCGACCTCGACTTCTTCCTGGATGAGATCGAGCGGCTGGGGCGTGACCTGTAG